One segment of Methanolinea mesophila DNA contains the following:
- a CDS encoding ATP-binding protein: MKACREFTVEAAMESLSEIAALLEDHLRESGVGEKDIFEIGLAVDEACANIILYGYREGGGNISVSSCVRNHQVEVTISDRGVPFDPLTVPPPDIAADVDHRKIGGLGIHLIRSMTDQVSYRYQGGTNHLTMVKERHHEGCG; this comes from the coding sequence ATGAAGGCGTGCAGGGAATTCACGGTCGAGGCAGCGATGGAGAGCCTTTCTGAAATCGCCGCCCTGCTCGAGGATCATCTGAGAGAATCCGGTGTCGGAGAGAAGGATATCTTCGAGATCGGGCTCGCGGTGGACGAAGCCTGCGCAAACATCATCCTCTATGGCTACCGGGAGGGGGGTGGGAATATCAGTGTTTCGTCGTGCGTCCGTAACCACCAGGTGGAAGTCACTATCTCAGACCGCGGCGTCCCTTTTGACCCGCTCACGGTCCCTCCGCCGGACATCGCAGCGGATGTGGACCACCGGAAGATCGGGGGACTCGGGATCCACCTGATCCGGAGCATGACCGACCAGGTGTCCTACCGCTACCAGGGCGGGACCAACCATCTTACCATGGTGAAAGAACGACACCACGAAGGATGCGGGTAA
- a CDS encoding STAS domain-containing protein: protein MGEDLTLCSRREGPVLVFDLTGRLDDITTPMAAGQVKDAILEGERRILLNFTGLHYINSEGLRMLVTGLKLMREREGKFLIACLQPPIKKILEVAGFDRMFVFYDRYNDAIEALSRP from the coding sequence ATGGGGGAGGATCTCACGCTCTGTTCCCGCCGGGAAGGACCGGTGCTGGTCTTTGACCTTACCGGCCGGCTGGACGATATCACCACCCCGATGGCCGCCGGTCAGGTAAAGGATGCTATCCTTGAGGGGGAACGGAGAATCCTGCTGAATTTTACCGGACTCCATTATATCAACAGCGAGGGCTTGAGAATGCTCGTCACCGGGCTTAAACTCATGAGAGAGCGGGAGGGAAAATTCCTCATTGCCTGTCTCCAGCCCCCGATCAAGAAAATACTCGAGGTTGCGGGATTTGACCGGATGTTCGTATTTTATGACCGGTATAATGACGCCATCGAAGCGCTCTCCAGGCCGTAG
- the xerA gene encoding site-specific tyrosine recombinase/integron integrase, producing MHGGFFSEWLGKYRHYLRMRNYSARTIQSYEQVVRNFGYYVWLRRTADPEKLQVFWDELAPARLDTEVNVKPAMISDYLTFMSSQRTYKAKTLHRVISTLSSFYRFLYAQGVIENNPMLGVERPKIKDQELRYLKHSQVLRLIASIEDPRDRLIVRTIYATGVRVSELCTINIEDIDFEDETIRVKGKGGKIRIVFVDPETLEELSRFIGNHIEGPLFAGQQGHHISPRSVQHIFKKYAPPGITPHKIRHSYASELYRRSKNLRVVQENLGHTSIKTTEIYLHTDLDERKRVYQEFFPLSEGNHEPVKKRPRDESPEH from the coding sequence ATGCACGGAGGTTTTTTTTCAGAGTGGCTCGGAAAGTATCGCCATTACCTCCGGATGCGCAATTATTCGGCCCGGACCATCCAGAGTTACGAGCAGGTGGTCCGGAACTTCGGCTACTATGTCTGGCTCCGGCGCACCGCCGACCCGGAGAAGCTCCAGGTCTTCTGGGACGAGCTCGCTCCGGCCCGGCTGGACACCGAGGTGAACGTCAAGCCGGCCATGATCAGCGATTATCTCACCTTCATGAGTTCCCAGCGGACCTACAAGGCGAAGACACTCCACCGGGTCATCTCCACCTTGAGCTCCTTTTACCGGTTCCTCTACGCCCAGGGGGTCATCGAGAACAACCCCATGCTCGGAGTGGAACGGCCGAAGATCAAGGACCAGGAGCTCCGTTATCTTAAACACAGCCAGGTGCTGCGGCTGATCGCCTCCATAGAAGACCCCCGTGACCGGCTTATCGTGCGTACCATCTACGCCACCGGCGTCCGCGTATCGGAGCTCTGCACAATAAACATCGAGGACATCGATTTCGAGGACGAGACCATCCGGGTTAAGGGAAAAGGGGGCAAGATCAGGATCGTGTTCGTGGACCCCGAGACCCTCGAAGAGCTCTCCCGCTTCATCGGGAACCACATCGAGGGGCCGCTTTTCGCCGGCCAGCAGGGGCACCATATCTCTCCCCGCTCGGTACAACATATCTTCAAGAAATATGCCCCGCCGGGCATAACGCCTCACAAAATCCGGCACAGTTACGCGAGCGAACTCTACCGCAGGTCAAAGAACCTGCGGGTGGTCCAGGAGAACCTGGGTCACACCTCCATCAAAACCACCGAGATCTACCTGCATACCGACCTGGACGAGCGGAAACGCGTCTACCAGGAGTTCTTCCCCCTGTCGGAAGGAAATCACGAACCGGTGAAGAAACGCCCCAGGGATGAATCCCCGGAGCACTAG
- a CDS encoding PKD domain-containing protein, with amino-acid sequence MAYDARPWIIGGYSRTENSRGSTIMQWLNDVWSTTDGRSWRLENSSPAFGDREFVPLAVFNDSRWIAGGGGPPPFCDVKYPPRYAFDSVWHSGDGITWTMDTEHAGFSPRYGQGVAAFKGGLWVIGGSADIPLNDVWYYGPLQVPPEVSFRSNVSGGTVPLAVEYTGAWTGDITAWSWDFGDGSRAATPNTTHIFRNPGMYTVVLEVAGPDGSDRATEIIRVEPGNKRGNTSFRRRR; translated from the coding sequence GTGGCATACGACGCCCGCCCCTGGATAATCGGGGGCTATTCCAGGACCGAGAACAGCAGGGGCTCTACAATCATGCAGTGGCTCAATGACGTATGGTCGACGACCGACGGGCGCTCGTGGCGCCTGGAAAATTCCTCACCCGCATTCGGGGATCGTGAATTCGTCCCGCTTGCCGTATTCAACGACAGTCGGTGGATCGCCGGGGGCGGAGGTCCTCCCCCGTTTTGTGACGTCAAATATCCCCCGAGGTATGCCTTCGACAGTGTGTGGCATTCCGGAGACGGAATAACCTGGACCATGGACACCGAGCATGCCGGGTTTTCCCCGCGTTACGGCCAGGGAGTTGCGGCATTTAAAGGCGGCCTGTGGGTCATCGGCGGCTCCGCCGACATTCCGTTGAACGATGTCTGGTATTATGGACCGTTGCAGGTGCCCCCGGAGGTATCGTTCCGGTCGAATGTCAGCGGAGGAACTGTTCCCCTGGCGGTTGAATACACGGGTGCCTGGACCGGAGATATAACCGCATGGTCCTGGGACTTTGGGGACGGGAGCCGTGCCGCCACGCCAAATACGACCCATATTTTCCGGAATCCCGGCATGTACACGGTAGTCCTCGAAGTGGCCGGGCCTGACGGATCCGACCGGGCCACAGAGATCATCAGGGTGGAACCCGGCAACAAGCGCGGGAACACATCCTTTCGTCGTCGCCGTTGA
- a CDS encoding response regulator, which translates to MITVLFVDDEPALLDLSRIFLERTGEVKVDTCGTAIEALKQLTGRRYDAIISDYDMPGMDGLDFLKKIRNSGDTTPFIMFTGKGQEQVMMESLRNGADFYIQKEGSPKPQFAQLVHYLKIAVVQRRALEDLTIAQYALEKSPVSAFIMDGFGRILQSNEHFRNCLGYGPEQLRLNGLSDLDPCFEGEALARFLDRLKEERHVECSVSFRSRAGGQVPFLIRCTIKEFGDKTVIFVYAQEV; encoded by the coding sequence ATGATCACCGTGCTGTTTGTCGATGACGAGCCCGCACTCCTGGACCTCTCCAGAATATTCTTGGAAAGGACGGGTGAAGTGAAGGTCGATACCTGCGGGACGGCAATCGAGGCCCTTAAACAGCTCACCGGGAGGCGGTACGATGCCATCATCTCGGATTACGATATGCCGGGAATGGATGGCCTGGATTTTCTGAAGAAGATCCGGAATTCGGGTGATACCACCCCCTTCATCATGTTCACCGGAAAGGGACAGGAACAGGTGATGATGGAATCGCTGCGGAACGGTGCCGATTTTTATATCCAGAAAGAGGGCTCTCCGAAACCCCAGTTCGCCCAGCTGGTGCATTACCTGAAGATCGCCGTGGTCCAGAGGAGGGCGCTCGAGGATCTTACTATTGCTCAGTACGCCCTGGAAAAGTCCCCAGTTTCGGCATTCATCATGGATGGATTCGGAAGGATACTCCAGAGCAACGAGCATTTCAGAAACTGCCTCGGATACGGGCCGGAACAGCTTCGCCTGAACGGGCTTTCGGACCTCGACCCCTGTTTCGAGGGCGAGGCGCTTGCCAGGTTCCTCGACCGCTTAAAAGAAGAGCGACACGTGGAGTGCTCCGTCTCGTTCAGGTCGAGGGCGGGCGGACAGGTTCCTTTCCTGATCCGATGCACTATCAAAGAATTCGGGGACAAGACGGTTATTTTCGTGTATGCCCAGGAAGTATGA
- a CDS encoding DUF5806 family protein has protein sequence MRNRFGPDDVNKYKKFKKVDGATYRRVNQFLRKRTYITAREWAIARLCTDFRTRGGAEMTFIGQHLPELVPFMKEPYTPQAVNQARNSFKKKVYKSGATFFYGAMCGFFTTDELDDLLFEASEVARFLLEVERSTLDIDEEIDVEDRITEVMRSVGEAAKTILRTRVRKDEEDEYDGEEVVE, from the coding sequence ATGCGCAACCGATTCGGCCCGGATGATGTGAACAAGTACAAGAAATTCAAGAAGGTTGACGGTGCGACCTACCGCAGGGTGAACCAGTTCCTGCGGAAACGCACCTATATCACCGCGAGGGAATGGGCGATCGCCCGGCTCTGCACCGACTTCCGGACGCGGGGAGGGGCTGAAATGACATTCATTGGCCAGCATCTCCCCGAACTCGTCCCTTTCATGAAAGAGCCCTATACCCCCCAGGCGGTCAACCAGGCGAGGAACTCTTTCAAGAAAAAGGTCTACAAATCGGGCGCTACTTTTTTCTACGGTGCGATGTGCGGGTTTTTCACCACCGACGAGCTCGACGACCTCCTCTTTGAGGCCTCCGAGGTCGCACGGTTCCTCCTCGAGGTGGAGCGGAGCACCCTCGATATCGACGAGGAGATTGATGTAGAGGACAGGATCACCGAGGTGATGAGGAGCGTGGGAGAGGCAGCAAAGACAATCCTCCGCACCCGGGTCAGGAAAGACGAGGAAGACGAATACGACGGGGAAGAGGTCGTGGAATGA
- the mobB gene encoding molybdopterin-guanine dinucleotide biosynthesis protein B, giving the protein MRVIHVAGLSGSGKTRFISQLVPPLRERGPVAVVKHLGHHQWDLQEGKDTTVFFESGAVSVGIDSRKSVMVMEEHDLETVLGMLDRIGMAFAVIEGFKQKPFPKIAIGGLPHPENVLFEDPPVELVLDHLDMFPEFHGSSAPGVNQVAGNDPFTLKLEIPAGGPEWDPDEFSRSVLAGMDQDYPGLRGSLVRSGPGEKKVSLQISAPDPRSAYSAMNRVLEKMREAIPYSSSTG; this is encoded by the coding sequence ATGAGGGTTATCCACGTCGCCGGCCTGTCGGGATCCGGAAAGACCCGGTTCATCTCGCAGTTGGTACCCCCTCTTCGGGAACGCGGCCCTGTCGCAGTGGTCAAACACCTGGGACACCACCAGTGGGACCTCCAGGAAGGAAAGGATACCACGGTATTCTTCGAATCCGGGGCGGTTTCGGTGGGGATAGACTCCCGTAAATCGGTAATGGTCATGGAAGAGCACGACCTGGAAACGGTGCTCGGAATGCTGGACCGTATCGGGATGGCGTTCGCGGTCATCGAGGGGTTCAAGCAAAAGCCCTTCCCGAAGATCGCAATCGGCGGGCTGCCGCATCCCGAAAATGTCCTGTTTGAGGACCCTCCGGTCGAACTGGTCCTTGACCACCTGGACATGTTCCCGGAATTCCACGGAAGCTCCGCACCTGGGGTCAACCAGGTGGCCGGAAACGACCCGTTCACTCTGAAACTGGAAATCCCCGCGGGAGGCCCGGAATGGGATCCGGATGAATTCTCCCGGTCAGTCCTCGCCGGCATGGACCAGGACTACCCCGGCCTCCGCGGGTCCCTTGTCCGTTCCGGCCCGGGCGAAAAGAAGGTATCCCTTCAGATCTCGGCCCCCGACCCCCGGTCGGCATATTCGGCAATGAACAGGGTCTTGGAAAAAATGAGAGAAGCAATCCCATATTCCTCATCCACTGGATAA
- the glmM gene encoding phosphoglucosamine mutase, translated as MSVTKLEKKLFGTNGVRGVTGVDMTPELALTIGMAFGSMRKGRIAIGRDTRTSGPALSSAVAAGLLATGCDVVDCGVLPTPALQFIVREKFAGGVMITASHNPPEYNGIKVIEPDGTEMGDDATVALEHRVFSRDFVLADWDGVGMEERAPRAVDDYIRAIISRFKPGIGKGITVVVDPGCGAAAWTTAKILTGLGCRVLTINALEDGTFPGRMPEPSIEGLSGLADLVRSTGAAFGVAHDGDADRAVFVDETGTYVEENREFALVERYICARSKGAVVTPVSSSLLIETVARESGCTTVYTPVGSIYVARTMIDLIAGGTPVVFGGEGNGGLIFPDHQFCRDGGMTAATMVAILAGEKRALSALVAELPPFHLIKDKRRVDDPGSLVKKVQEVFSRDRLDLTDGVRINRDLTWALVRPSGTEPLVRVLVESEDPQKAEALYKEILTLFKN; from the coding sequence ATGAGCGTAACAAAACTGGAAAAGAAACTCTTCGGCACCAACGGGGTGCGTGGAGTCACCGGCGTGGACATGACCCCGGAACTTGCCCTGACCATCGGCATGGCATTCGGGTCGATGCGAAAAGGACGGATCGCGATCGGGAGAGACACGAGGACCTCGGGCCCGGCGCTTTCCAGCGCCGTGGCCGCAGGATTACTCGCCACCGGGTGCGACGTGGTGGACTGCGGGGTGCTCCCCACCCCGGCGCTGCAGTTCATCGTCCGGGAGAAATTCGCCGGGGGAGTGATGATCACCGCGTCTCATAACCCTCCCGAATACAACGGGATCAAGGTCATCGAACCGGATGGGACCGAGATGGGGGACGATGCGACCGTTGCGCTAGAACACCGGGTCTTCTCAAGGGACTTTGTGCTCGCCGACTGGGACGGGGTCGGGATGGAAGAGCGCGCACCCCGGGCGGTGGATGACTATATCCGGGCCATTATCTCCCGTTTCAAACCCGGTATCGGGAAGGGGATCACCGTTGTGGTCGACCCGGGGTGCGGGGCGGCTGCGTGGACCACTGCGAAGATCCTCACCGGGCTCGGGTGCCGGGTGCTGACCATCAACGCACTCGAAGACGGCACGTTCCCGGGAAGGATGCCTGAGCCCTCCATCGAGGGGTTGTCCGGGCTCGCGGACCTCGTCCGTTCGACCGGTGCCGCATTCGGGGTAGCCCATGACGGCGACGCCGACAGGGCGGTTTTTGTCGATGAAACCGGGACCTACGTGGAAGAGAACAGGGAGTTCGCCCTGGTGGAACGGTACATCTGCGCCCGGTCGAAAGGAGCGGTGGTCACCCCGGTCAGTTCCTCGCTGCTGATAGAGACCGTCGCCAGGGAATCAGGCTGCACCACAGTCTATACCCCGGTCGGGAGCATCTATGTCGCCAGGACCATGATCGACCTCATCGCCGGGGGGACCCCGGTGGTGTTCGGCGGTGAAGGAAACGGGGGGCTGATCTTCCCGGACCACCAGTTCTGCCGGGACGGCGGGATGACCGCCGCGACCATGGTGGCCATCCTCGCAGGGGAAAAGCGGGCGCTTTCAGCCCTCGTCGCTGAGCTCCCTCCGTTCCACCTGATCAAGGACAAGCGCCGGGTGGATGACCCGGGATCCCTGGTGAAAAAGGTGCAGGAGGTATTTTCCAGGGATCGGCTCGACCTCACCGACGGGGTTCGCATCAACCGGGACCTGACCTGGGCCCTCGTCCGTCCCTCCGGCACCGAACCGCTCGTACGGGTGCTGGTCGAGTCGGAGGACCCGCAAAAGGCCGAGGCCCTGTACAAGGAAATCCTGACACTCTTCAAGAATTAG
- a CDS encoding acylphosphatase gives MNPNKGGEGPLHKTIEIRISGRVQKVGLRNCIRRIAAKLNVHGEVMNLPDGTVRAVASGDPILLEKFLSMIYGCPRALIRDVEVRDHEPATYDDFIIRRGGLPP, from the coding sequence ATGAATCCGAACAAGGGAGGAGAGGGACCCCTGCATAAGACCATCGAAATACGGATCTCGGGCCGGGTGCAGAAGGTGGGGCTTCGAAACTGCATCCGGCGCATCGCCGCGAAACTGAACGTGCACGGCGAAGTGATGAACCTCCCTGACGGAACGGTGAGGGCCGTGGCGAGCGGAGACCCTATCCTTCTCGAGAAATTCCTGTCGATGATCTACGGATGCCCCCGTGCCCTGATCCGGGACGTCGAGGTCAGGGATCACGAGCCGGCCACCTACGACGATTTTATCATCCGGAGAGGGGGACTCCCGCCCTGA
- the cas1 gene encoding CRISPR-associated endonuclease Cas1 codes for MQVPWYCVSGFGAHIRATGSTLVVQQDGRSEEIPLAKVKHLMVMGGHSLHTSAVSRLLREGAYISFFAADGEPLGITRPFGGTLDREVHDAQHSVFGHSYAVAIARGALSARLLEIERLERMQGGNLLYEGELQILHQTMDELEFLVRVEEIRRVHRLTSDMYYEILSRTLPGSLGFRRRTGSPYLDVVNTILSVGYNMLFGNTAVAVLGAHLDPGYGFLHRGPKGLVYDVMDPFKSEMIDRPVLALIRDGLSEWEFECGETRCHISDGLRRRLTQIFHASIDQDMIDAQVMVLIEALQKKSEFYIVK; via the coding sequence GTGCAGGTTCCCTGGTATTGTGTAAGTGGTTTCGGGGCTCATATTCGCGCCACCGGCAGTACCCTGGTGGTCCAGCAGGACGGCAGGTCGGAGGAGATTCCTCTCGCGAAGGTGAAGCACCTCATGGTAATGGGAGGGCATTCACTTCACACCTCTGCGGTCTCCCGCCTCCTCAGGGAAGGGGCGTATATCTCATTTTTTGCCGCAGACGGCGAACCGCTGGGGATAACGCGACCGTTCGGGGGAACTCTCGACAGGGAAGTCCACGATGCACAGCATTCGGTGTTCGGCCACAGCTACGCGGTAGCGATCGCCAGGGGTGCACTGAGCGCCCGACTCCTGGAGATCGAGCGGCTGGAACGGATGCAGGGGGGGAATCTTCTCTACGAGGGCGAGCTGCAAATCCTCCACCAGACGATGGACGAGCTCGAGTTCCTGGTCAGGGTGGAGGAGATCCGGAGGGTGCACCGTCTCACCTCGGACATGTACTACGAGATCCTCTCCCGTACCCTGCCTGGGAGTCTCGGGTTCCGCAGGAGGACCGGGAGTCCTTATCTCGATGTAGTCAACACCATCCTCTCGGTGGGGTATAATATGCTCTTTGGGAATACGGCGGTGGCGGTGCTGGGGGCCCACCTCGATCCCGGCTACGGGTTCCTCCATCGGGGGCCGAAAGGACTGGTATACGACGTAATGGATCCGTTCAAGTCGGAGATGATCGACCGCCCGGTCCTCGCCCTGATCAGGGACGGGCTATCTGAGTGGGAGTTCGAATGCGGGGAGACCCGGTGCCACATTTCGGATGGCCTGCGGCGCAGACTGACCCAGATCTTCCATGCCTCGATCGACCAGGATATGATCGACGCCCAGGTCATGGTCCTCATCGAAGCCCTGCAAAAGAAGTCCGAGTTCTACATTGTAAAATAG
- a CDS encoding phenylacetate--CoA ligase family protein produces MFWNEKIETMPPAELAALQLDRLKQTLLQVQNVEFYRIKLKEAGIRPGDIRTLDDVQKLPFTVKQDLRNGYPFGFFAVPLQKVVRIHTTSGTTGKPTVVGYTCNDLETWADLIARNLTMVGLTDRDIFQNMVNYGMFTGGLGFHYGAEKVGMTVIPSATGNTRRQIEMIQDFGVTAIHCTPSYAMHLAEVAEEMNAPLESLKTGLFGAEPWSNSMRKELESKLGVTAYDSYGLSELFGPGVAFECTERDGLHIWHDCYLVEIINPVTGEVLGDGERGELVVTPLKKEAMPLLRYRTGDITMKFEDGCLCRRGQKIARITGRSDDMLVIRGINVFPSQIEHVLLRIPEVGNQFMVYVDRINHLDEMTIEVEINRNYFSGELADLARIQKKVVKELRDTLELRTTVKLVEPGSLPRFEGKAKRVVDRRGEM; encoded by the coding sequence ATGTTCTGGAATGAGAAGATAGAGACCATGCCGCCCGCGGAACTCGCGGCGCTCCAGCTGGACCGTTTGAAACAGACCCTCCTGCAGGTGCAGAATGTTGAATTCTATCGGATTAAATTGAAAGAGGCGGGAATCCGGCCCGGGGATATCAGGACCCTGGACGACGTGCAGAAACTCCCCTTCACCGTGAAGCAGGATCTCCGCAACGGGTATCCCTTCGGGTTTTTCGCGGTCCCCCTGCAGAAAGTGGTGCGGATCCACACCACCTCCGGCACCACCGGGAAACCTACGGTGGTGGGATACACCTGTAACGACCTCGAGACATGGGCGGACTTAATCGCCCGGAATCTTACCATGGTAGGCCTTACCGACCGGGATATCTTCCAGAACATGGTCAACTACGGAATGTTCACCGGCGGTCTGGGGTTCCATTACGGGGCGGAAAAGGTCGGGATGACGGTGATCCCGAGCGCCACGGGCAATACCAGGAGGCAGATCGAGATGATCCAGGACTTCGGGGTGACCGCGATCCACTGCACCCCCAGTTATGCCATGCACCTCGCCGAAGTGGCTGAAGAGATGAACGCCCCGCTGGAGAGCCTGAAGACCGGCCTTTTCGGGGCAGAGCCCTGGTCGAACTCCATGAGAAAGGAGCTCGAGTCTAAGCTCGGGGTCACCGCCTACGACTCGTACGGGCTCTCCGAGCTCTTCGGGCCGGGGGTTGCCTTCGAGTGCACGGAGCGGGACGGGTTGCATATCTGGCACGACTGCTACCTGGTGGAGATTATCAACCCGGTCACGGGCGAGGTGCTCGGTGACGGGGAGCGGGGGGAGCTGGTGGTCACCCCGCTCAAAAAGGAGGCCATGCCCCTGCTCCGTTACCGCACCGGGGACATTACCATGAAGTTCGAGGACGGGTGCCTCTGCCGGAGAGGCCAGAAGATCGCCAGGATCACCGGGCGGAGCGATGATATGCTGGTAATTCGGGGGATCAACGTGTTTCCCTCCCAGATCGAACACGTCCTGCTCCGGATTCCGGAGGTAGGCAATCAGTTTATGGTTTATGTAGACAGAATCAATCATCTGGACGAAATGACAATCGAGGTGGAGATTAACCGGAATTACTTCAGCGGAGAGCTTGCAGACCTGGCGCGGATCCAGAAGAAAGTGGTGAAGGAGCTCCGGGATACCCTCGAGCTCCGGACTACGGTAAAACTGGTCGAACCCGGATCCCTGCCCCGGTTCGAGGGGAAAGCAAAGAGGGTCGTCGACCGCCGGGGGGAGATGTAG
- a CDS encoding phenylacetate--CoA ligase family protein → MHFWDPRIEEMPLEELRKMQYRLLKTLVYRLYSFSPFYHERMREQKVHPDDIRSLGDIGKLPYMYKRDLRDNYPDRIFTASQDDLVRYHVSSGTTGKPTVVGYTQADLNNWTTSLARGLTSCGLGRGDVIQVSYGYGLFTGGLGLHYGAERIGATVLPTSVGNTERQIELMQDLHATAIACTPSYLLHMGEVAEKMGVSIKNDTDLRAGILGAEPWSATMKTRIEEGLGIKAYDIYGTSELSGPMFCECSAQKGFHVWGDLAYVEVLDPETGEPLPSGEKGELVITMLQKEALPMIRYKIGDISSVEDEVCPCGRTHPRVQRISGRVDDMLIIRGINVFPSQIEHALMNIPEVGDHFQIVVDRKGALDEMLVRVEVSPEAFSDKITDLMKIGKLVEHRLRNSLNVAVNVELVEPGSLPRFEGKAKRVIDRRSL, encoded by the coding sequence GTGCACTTCTGGGATCCGCGGATCGAGGAGATGCCGCTCGAAGAACTCAGGAAGATGCAGTACCGCCTGTTAAAGACCCTTGTCTATCGGCTCTACAGTTTCTCTCCCTTCTACCACGAACGGATGCGGGAGCAGAAGGTGCACCCCGACGACATCCGCTCGCTCGGGGATATCGGGAAACTGCCCTATATGTACAAGCGAGACCTCCGGGACAACTACCCGGACCGGATCTTCACTGCATCGCAGGACGACCTGGTCCGGTATCACGTCTCCTCGGGGACTACAGGAAAGCCGACGGTGGTGGGATACACCCAGGCGGACCTGAACAACTGGACCACTTCGCTTGCCCGGGGGCTCACGTCGTGCGGTCTCGGGAGGGGCGACGTGATCCAGGTGAGTTACGGGTACGGCCTCTTCACCGGCGGGCTCGGGCTCCACTACGGGGCGGAACGGATCGGGGCGACCGTGCTCCCCACCAGCGTGGGGAACACCGAACGCCAGATCGAGCTGATGCAGGACCTGCACGCGACTGCGATAGCCTGCACCCCCTCTTACCTGCTCCATATGGGCGAAGTAGCGGAGAAGATGGGGGTTTCAATAAAGAACGATACGGATCTCCGGGCCGGGATCCTCGGTGCCGAACCGTGGTCGGCCACCATGAAGACCCGGATCGAGGAGGGGCTCGGGATCAAGGCCTACGACATCTACGGCACGAGCGAGCTCTCCGGTCCCATGTTCTGCGAGTGCTCGGCCCAGAAAGGGTTCCACGTATGGGGTGACCTCGCATACGTCGAGGTCCTCGACCCGGAGACCGGAGAACCGCTTCCTTCCGGGGAGAAGGGCGAGCTCGTGATCACCATGCTCCAGAAGGAGGCGCTCCCCATGATCCGGTACAAGATCGGGGATATAAGCTCGGTCGAGGACGAGGTCTGTCCCTGCGGGCGGACCCATCCCCGGGTGCAGCGGATCTCGGGCCGGGTCGACGATATGCTGATCATCCGGGGGATCAACGTCTTCCCCTCCCAGATCGAGCATGCCCTGATGAATATCCCGGAGGTCGGGGACCATTTCCAGATCGTGGTCGACCGGAAGGGAGCCCTCGACGAGATGCTCGTCCGGGTCGAGGTCTCGCCGGAAGCATTCTCCGACAAGATCACCGACCTGATGAAGATAGGAAAGCTGGTCGAACACCGGCTCCGGAACTCCCTCAACGTAGCGGTGAATGTGGAACTGGTGGAACCAGGCTCCCTGCCCCGCTTCGAGGGGAAAGCAAAGAGAGTGATTGACAGGAGGTCGCTCTGA
- a CDS encoding acetolactate synthase has product MDESQFIIKQISVFSENRPGRLAAIAHALEEEKINILAFSIAEANGFGVVRALVDFPQKAYKKLTGLGFNVAFTDVIAVKMRDEPGGLYEIANMLGEGAINIEYSYAYSGKDGAVLILRVDDAKKAITSILSRGGTLIPSSTFQ; this is encoded by the coding sequence ATGGACGAATCACAGTTTATCATAAAACAGATCTCGGTGTTCTCCGAGAACAGGCCCGGGAGGCTGGCGGCCATCGCCCATGCCCTTGAAGAGGAAAAGATCAATATCCTGGCGTTTTCCATCGCCGAAGCGAACGGGTTCGGGGTAGTACGAGCCCTTGTCGACTTTCCCCAGAAGGCCTACAAGAAGCTGACCGGGCTCGGGTTCAACGTGGCCTTCACCGATGTTATCGCGGTGAAGATGCGGGACGAACCGGGAGGACTCTACGAGATCGCCAACATGCTCGGAGAAGGGGCGATCAATATCGAATACTCCTACGCCTATAGCGGAAAGGACGGCGCGGTGCTGATCCTGCGGGTGGACGATGCGAAAAAGGCGATCACTTCCATCCTCTCCCGCGGGGGAACGCTCATTCCCAGTTCCACCTTCCAGTAA